A genomic segment from Methanoplanus limicola DSM 2279 encodes:
- a CDS encoding ABC transporter ATP-binding protein, with protein MNSRSPVIKLEDVRKIYKLPFGEVRALDGITLDIHQGDFIAIMGPSGSGKSTLLNMVGSLDVPTSGELYIDGINVKKLTDDELTDLRRDTIGFIFQQFNLIPLLTVKENVEYPYILKYRHSDKEGICEALLDKVGLTDNLIHHKPTELSGGQQQRVAIARALVNDPKILLCDEPTGNLDSKTGKQVMDLLNELNEAGKTVIMVTHDSNTAEYAHKMIRIEDGVIK; from the coding sequence GTGAATTCCAGATCTCCGGTAATAAAGCTTGAAGATGTCAGGAAAATATACAAACTCCCTTTTGGAGAGGTGAGAGCACTTGACGGAATAACGCTGGACATACACCAGGGCGATTTCATCGCAATTATGGGACCTTCGGGATCAGGAAAATCAACGCTCCTTAATATGGTGGGTTCTCTGGATGTACCGACATCAGGTGAACTTTATATTGACGGGATAAATGTAAAAAAACTCACTGATGACGAACTTACTGATCTCAGGAGGGACACTATAGGGTTCATCTTCCAGCAGTTCAACCTCATACCCCTCCTGACCGTAAAGGAGAATGTTGAATACCCATATATTCTGAAATACCGTCATTCCGACAAAGAAGGCATATGTGAGGCACTGCTGGACAAAGTAGGCTTAACAGACAACCTGATCCACCACAAACCGACCGAACTTTCCGGCGGCCAGCAGCAGAGGGTTGCCATTGCAAGGGCACTGGTCAATGACCCAAAGATACTGCTCTGTGATGAGCCGACCGGAAATCTGGACTCAAAGACCGGAAAACAGGTTATGGACCTGCTGAATGAGCTGAATGAAGCCGGAAAAACGGTTATAATGGTCACTCACGACTCAAACACAGCAGAGTATGCCCATAAAATGATAAGAATAGAAGATGGAGTGATAAAATGA